In Drosophila busckii strain San Diego stock center, stock number 13000-0081.31 chromosome 3R, ASM1175060v1, whole genome shotgun sequence, the sequence ACAGTTGCCGGAAAATGCGTGTAcgcaatattttcaatatgtgTCCACTGGTGTGGGCGTATATCAAGGCGAGTTGACGCTTGCCTTGCGCAGAGGTCACAATCGCATCGATGTGCGCTTCTCTCAGCGCAATTCGCAACCcgtaagcaacaacaataacgaacTGCACGAACTGCTTTTAACGCTACCGCATTCCATTTATACATAGCCATTAGCAGTGGACTCGCTGCTGCCCTATCCTGATGACCAGACAGTGCGCAGAGATCCTGCTAATGCCAAGTTTCGCTTGAAACTTTTGCCTGACGCTGTTACGGGCTTGTTGCCCAAGCTGACGCGCTTGGCGTATAACGAGCAGACGCTTTGCGCGCAGAGCGAGTGTGAGTAAGCAATACACTGCTAGAAATAACTGTGCTCATTGCtcatttgtaatatttatagataGTTCGCCCAGCAGCTACTTTAATCGCTTCTATGAAATCGGCATTAGCTTTACACAGCCGCCGCCATTTTGGATGCCTGCAGCTCCGCCAGTGATAAGTCCAATTGCAACTGTTGACCAAGCTGTTGAGGTGAAAACCATTAGCGGTTCCACCCTTGAGTTGCTGCCAAAAGAAATTCATGACGGTTTTGACATCCCGAGCTGGTTCAAGCAAGACTCACAGACGACTGCGCCCGCATTCTTTTGGCCCACGCCCACGTCGCCAACAAGCACCGCTATAACCGCTGTTTCTCCCACTGCCATAGCCAGcacagcagctacagctgctccACGCATGTTTAATTTCGGTGGCAGCAACACTTTGTTCTGCGGCATGGAGGGCCGCGCAACGCCGTTTATACAAAAAGGTCGCGAATATCCGCGTGGCACGTATCCTTGGCTTTCGGCCATTTACCACAAGGAATCCTTTGCGCTGGCATTCAAGTGCGGCGGCTCTCTAGTCTCGGCCAGCATGGTGATCACTGCTGCGCATTGCGTCTACAAAATGCATGAAGATCGCATTGTAGTTGGGCTGGGACGTCACGACTTGGATAATTACAGAGAGGAGGGCGCAGAGATTTGTGACGTGCTGCGCATCAATATACATCCGGACTACTCCTCACGCCTGCAGTCGCAGCCAGATGCAGACATAGCGCTGCTCAAGCTGCAGACAACAGTCAGGTAAGCGGTAGCAATTAATTGAGTATTTGATATTAAACAAGCGCTCGTTTGGCAGCTTCAATGACATCATCAGTCCCATTTGCCTGTGGCAGCAAACGGAGGGAACAACAATCAGCACGGCAACGATTGCAGGCTGGGGCACAGATGAGGACGGCAATGCCATGACGCGCTATCCACGTGTAGTGGACGCCAAGATCGCCAGCGAGGCGGAGTGCGCACGCAAGTGGAAGGTGCAGAAGGTGCTGGAGCGCACGCTCTGTGCCGGCAATCTGGACGGCTCCGGGCCGTGCCTGGGCGACTCTGGCGGTGGCCTCATGGTCAAGCATAACAATCGCTGGCTGCTACGTGGCATTGTCTCCCTGGGCGAGCGCAGCGCTGTCTCCCGCTGCAATCTGAATCAATATGTGCTATATTGTGATCTATCGAAGCATACGACTTGGATTCAAAACAATCTAAGTtaggatatatatataaaagtatattCATATTGTAAAGCAATTATTCATATTCAATTGAGACAACCAAATAAATCACATTAATTTTACAGTTtactaacaaataattttattagaatttaataCACTTGATCGGTTTTGTAATTATAGAAAAGGTATTCATGAAATTGTGCAAGCAAAAGGCCAAAAGTATTTTGACAAAATCTGTtgcaaaaatttctaaattatttatattgtttagctcagcttttaaaaatatatgcactaTATACTAAGTCACAGATACTATCATAACTATTGTAGCTTAAAAATTCGAAAAAGTTCGGTTTAGTTGTTGATTAGGCCTATAAGCGCTAGAGCTAGTTGCTTCTATTATCAACGAAGATcgcttaatttaaagcaaagtgtattacAAAGTTGTCTGTATCCAAATTtaatgtgtgtttattttaataaattatttatttatattttcttcatatataattatgcactttgcatttgaattcGCGTGCCAAATCGAAGTCAGCATGATATACTTAATATGATCTGCAGCAGGTTTGAGCTgagagctgcgagctgcgagtGGAAACAGTTTCACACTCTGCCATCAATAATAACTGAGCTGAGATTAAGATTGAGATCGCTCGCTTGATCATTCAACGTTCGCAGCTCAGTGCGCGTGGTtcgcttgttattttttttctattctattattgttgctattccAACAAATAGACGCTCGTTAGCGGCGAGTGTATTGTTTGAGCTGAGTTTGcacttgaatttgttgctattgttgtgtgtgtgtgtgtgaaatggCAAGTGCAGTGGTGCTGTTGCTTatctgctggctgctgcagtttattGCGCCACATGCGGCACAGTATGCGCCGCCGATTGCGTGTCCCGAGTATTTCGAGTATCTGCTGTTCAATCAGCAGTTCATAGGTCACATCTCAGTGCGTCATGATCCGCAGCTGCAGAACAACGATCTGTATGTGGAGTTTTCACAGCGCGGCGCTTACGAATGGGTGAGTGGACAAAaggaaaagcagcagctggcagttTTCCCTGCGCCAGCTTATCACACATGTCATTGATTGTTGTGCGTTTTCCCGCCGTCAgtgcaaatcaaaacaaatgctGTATATATTAAGTTTGCGATTCATAATTGATTAGagcagacagagagagagagagagagagcgaagagcAGAGCAGCTATAAATAGCTTTAAAGAGAAATGtaaacgctgctgctcttgagttgccgatttaaaaataacaacaaaaaaacaaaaactcaacCAGTTTTAACACAAacttcttaattttttttttaagtttcttTGTGCTGGGCTTGGCCTGCGGTTTTACCATGTCAATTGTACATCCCCACTTGGAATTAACGCTTAataatcttttttattttttagagcTATGTGGGCAGCCTAACACTGCTAGACGATCAGGAGACAACAAAAACGAATTTAGCTAATGGCTGGCCCATCAATTACAGAGTGGACTTTCCCATACCCAACAGCCCGCCCAAGTTGACGCTCATACGTCTCAACAGCAATGTGCTCTGCAGCTCAGGGCAGTGTAAGTTAGTCAcagcttgctgctgtttactTTGCTAATCTCTCTGCTTTCAAATAGATGCCAGACCACGCACTTCCATCGCGCTAATGCACTCGCTGCATTCCACAGTG encodes:
- the LOC108602243 gene encoding brain-specific serine protease 4 isoform X1 encodes the protein MCQLGLLLLLALALLPSNAQQLPENACTQYFQYVSTGVGVYQGELTLALRRGHNRIDVRFSQRNSQPPLAVDSLLPYPDDQTVRRDPANAKFRLKLLPDAVTGLLPKLTRLAYNEQTLCAQSEYSSPSSYFNRFYEIGISFTQPPPFWMPAAPPVISPIATVDQAVEVKTISGSTLELLPKEIHDGFDIPSWFKQDSQTTAPAFFWPTPTSPTSTAITAVSPTAIASTAATAAPRMFNFGGSNTLFCGMEGRATPFIQKGREYPRGTYPWLSAIYHKESFALAFKCGGSLVSASMVITAAHCVYKMHEDRIVVGLGRHDLDNYREEGAEICDVLRINIHPDYSSRLQSQPDADIALLKLQTTVSFNDIISPICLWQQTEGTTISTATIAGWGTDEDGNAMTRYPRVVDAKIASEAECARKWKVQKVLERTLCAGNLDGSGPCLGDSGGGLMVKHNNRWLLRGIVSLGERSAVSRCNLNQYVLYCDLSKHTTWIQNNLS
- the LOC108602243 gene encoding serine protease gd isoform X2; its protein translation is MPAAPPVISPIATVDQAVEVKTISGSTLELLPKEIHDGFDIPSWFKQDSQTTAPAFFWPTPTSPTSTAITAVSPTAIASTAATAAPRMFNFGGSNTLFCGMEGRATPFIQKGREYPRGTYPWLSAIYHKESFALAFKCGGSLVSASMVITAAHCVYKMHEDRIVVGLGRHDLDNYREEGAEICDVLRINIHPDYSSRLQSQPDADIALLKLQTTVSFNDIISPICLWQQTEGTTISTATIAGWGTDEDGNAMTRYPRVVDAKIASEAECARKWKVQKVLERTLCAGNLDGSGPCLGDSGGGLMVKHNNRWLLRGIVSLGERSAVSRCNLNQYVLYCDLSKHTTWIQNNLS